The proteins below come from a single Trachemys scripta elegans isolate TJP31775 chromosome 16, CAS_Tse_1.0, whole genome shotgun sequence genomic window:
- the PFDN5 gene encoding prefoldin subunit 5 translates to MAQQVNITELTLPQLEVLKNQLDQEVEFLSSSIAQLKVVQTKYVEAKDCLNVLNKSNEGKELLVPLTSSMYVPGKLSDVGHVLVDVGTGYYVEKTADNARDFFKRKIDFLTKQMEKIQPALQEKHAMKQAVMEMMSQKIQQLTAMGASQAAATKA, encoded by the exons ATGGCGCAGCAGGTGAACATCACGGAGCTGACGCTGCCGCAGCTCGAGGTGCTGAAGAACCAGCTGGACCAG GAAGtggagttcctctcctcctccatcgCCCAGCTCAAGGTGGTGCAGACCAAGTACGTGGAAGCCAAGGACTGTCTGAATGTGCTCAACAAAAGCAATGAAG GGAAGGAGCTGCTAGTCCCGCTAACCAGCTCT ATGTATGTCCCCGGGAAGCTCTCCGACGTTGGCCACGTGCTGGTAGATGTGGGGACAGGCTACTACGTAGAAAAG ACAGCAGACAATGCCCGCGATTTCTTCAAAAGGAAGATCGACTTCCTGACCAAACAGATGGAGAAAATTCAGCCGGCATTGCAGGAAAAACATGCCATGAAACAAG CCGTGATGGAAATGATGAGCCAGAAGATCCAGCAGCTCACGGCCATGGGGGCTTCACAGGCTGCAGCCACGAAGGCGTAG